A portion of the Acidobacteriaceae bacterium genome contains these proteins:
- a CDS encoding DUF3857 domain-containing protein, which yields MSTLGPRTLVPALLFAAAATPLWSQTPPALDKYAAEPLVVEKAADVIVIKADGTGTRQQTIAIKIQTDAALRSLGVLNVGFASASEHVTFQYVRAHHKDGTITETPPSSVIEQPTAVTREAPFYSDQKEAQLPIKDLRVGDTLEWQYTVIRTRAEAPNQSWGAENLRESSAITLNESVELHAPKTLALTVWTNPTLNLKPKETTVGDEKVWLWEAQQLKPTAGPEAEAEAKAKKGKLLTEDEIKDNEQGKLPGIAWTTFHSWDEVGIWYRSLAAKRAVPDDEIRAKATELTTGLKTDDEKIRAIYGYVSTQIRYIGVAFGVGRFQPHEAADVLHNQYGDCKDKQTLLSALLSAVGIQSDAALIGAGIRFNDPVPSPASFNHLIGRVMLNGKPLWLDPTEEVAPPGMMYSALRDKEALVIPPSGPAKIVKTVADMPFTGEDTWTAVGKLNANGISESHIVTTWRGDEELVFRSALKSIPPSQYNEVSQRFAGSFGYGGTTSHAEFSRPDDTSKPLSIAFDYHREKGGDWPNLRIIPQMGPSGISTVNEKEPPVAPIDLGTTKTLHSHSEMTLPEGWTATLPEAIHERSRWATYDLTYSMDKGTLITDRKVVILERKVPASEWQTYNKFANAVSENYVLLHRKGMESTRKTPIDPQKEQRLQELRTEADAAWKAKDRDLLERIVKKMKAIDPDGDRVHAWQASVYEGKGKYKDAFDEDQKELDLYPDETDRYKSLVWIAERMRDKALTLDTLKKWNQADPSSTEAAMGLSSALLSNDEPTAAITVLEAAVKNTTDGSDENEQLRTQLGSAQLKAGQKKVGETTLAAIINTTQDAGLLNNAAYALSEADIALPLAEDASKRSVSKLSDASVGWTLDEDFSALRGKTNLEIAAWDTLAWIYYREKKLPEAYAWLAPAARNRSDKTITDHFAQVKEAMLAAKLTVPADPTEGKSSQQKRSLDLDGFTAPKGVYEYHLLVGKGHVERAKAVANDPPGASDAIKRLDLTSFFPAQSDAKLAFAGFVNCVSNKCTVVLVP from the coding sequence TTGAGCACCCTTGGCCCTCGCACCCTCGTCCCTGCACTTCTGTTCGCTGCCGCAGCCACTCCCCTCTGGTCGCAGACTCCGCCCGCGCTGGACAAATACGCCGCCGAGCCTCTCGTCGTAGAGAAGGCCGCAGACGTCATCGTCATCAAGGCCGATGGCACCGGCACCCGCCAGCAAACGATCGCCATCAAGATTCAGACCGACGCTGCTTTGCGCTCGCTCGGCGTACTGAACGTTGGCTTCGCCAGCGCCTCCGAACATGTCACCTTCCAGTACGTCCGCGCGCATCACAAGGACGGCACCATCACAGAAACCCCGCCCAGCAGCGTCATCGAACAGCCCACCGCCGTCACCCGTGAGGCGCCCTTCTACAGCGACCAGAAGGAAGCCCAGCTTCCCATCAAGGACCTCCGCGTCGGGGACACCCTCGAATGGCAGTACACCGTCATCCGTACCCGTGCCGAGGCCCCGAACCAATCCTGGGGCGCCGAAAACCTTCGCGAAAGCTCTGCCATTACGCTGAACGAGAGCGTCGAACTCCACGCGCCAAAAACTCTGGCTCTCACCGTCTGGACGAACCCGACGCTCAATCTCAAGCCCAAAGAAACCACCGTCGGGGACGAAAAAGTCTGGCTCTGGGAAGCCCAGCAGCTCAAGCCCACCGCCGGCCCGGAAGCCGAAGCAGAAGCGAAAGCCAAGAAGGGCAAGCTCCTCACCGAAGACGAGATCAAGGACAACGAGCAGGGTAAGCTCCCCGGCATCGCCTGGACCACCTTCCATAGCTGGGACGAGGTCGGCATTTGGTACCGCTCCCTCGCCGCTAAACGTGCCGTGCCCGACGACGAAATCCGCGCCAAGGCTACCGAACTCACCACCGGCCTCAAGACCGACGACGAGAAGATCCGCGCCATTTATGGCTACGTCTCCACGCAGATCCGATACATCGGCGTAGCCTTCGGCGTCGGCCGCTTCCAGCCGCACGAAGCCGCCGACGTGCTCCACAACCAGTACGGTGATTGCAAAGACAAACAGACGCTGCTCTCCGCCCTGCTCAGCGCTGTTGGCATCCAGTCCGACGCCGCGCTCATCGGCGCGGGCATTCGCTTCAACGACCCCGTTCCCTCCCCCGCGTCCTTCAACCACCTCATCGGCCGCGTCATGCTCAACGGCAAGCCCCTCTGGCTCGACCCTACCGAAGAGGTCGCGCCCCCGGGCATGATGTACTCCGCCCTCCGCGACAAGGAAGCGCTCGTCATCCCGCCCAGCGGCCCAGCGAAGATCGTAAAGACCGTCGCCGACATGCCCTTCACCGGGGAAGACACCTGGACCGCGGTGGGCAAGCTCAACGCAAACGGCATCTCCGAGTCACACATCGTCACGACCTGGCGCGGCGATGAAGAGCTGGTTTTCCGTTCCGCTCTCAAGTCCATTCCGCCCTCGCAGTACAACGAGGTCTCGCAGCGTTTCGCCGGCAGCTTCGGCTACGGCGGCACCACCAGCCACGCCGAGTTCAGCCGTCCCGACGACACCAGCAAGCCTCTCTCCATCGCCTTCGACTACCACCGCGAAAAGGGTGGCGACTGGCCCAACCTCCGCATCATCCCGCAAATGGGACCATCCGGCATCTCCACCGTCAACGAGAAAGAGCCTCCCGTCGCTCCCATCGACCTTGGCACGACCAAGACGCTCCATAGCCACTCCGAAATGACGCTCCCCGAAGGCTGGACCGCCACCCTTCCCGAAGCCATCCACGAGCGCAGCCGCTGGGCCACCTACGACCTGACCTACAGCATGGACAAGGGCACGCTCATCACCGACCGTAAGGTCGTCATCCTTGAGCGCAAAGTCCCCGCCAGCGAATGGCAGACCTACAACAAATTCGCCAACGCCGTCAGCGAAAACTACGTCCTTCTGCATCGCAAAGGCATGGAGTCCACCCGCAAGACGCCCATCGACCCGCAAAAAGAACAGCGCCTGCAGGAGCTACGTACCGAAGCCGACGCCGCGTGGAAAGCAAAAGACCGCGACCTTCTCGAACGTATCGTGAAGAAGATGAAAGCCATCGACCCCGACGGCGACCGCGTCCACGCCTGGCAAGCTTCCGTCTACGAAGGGAAAGGAAAGTACAAAGACGCCTTCGACGAAGACCAGAAGGAGCTTGATCTCTACCCCGACGAAACCGACCGCTATAAATCCCTCGTCTGGATCGCCGAGCGCATGAGAGACAAAGCCCTGACGCTGGACACACTGAAAAAATGGAATCAGGCCGATCCTTCCAGCACAGAAGCAGCCATGGGCCTCTCCTCCGCCCTACTCAGCAATGACGAGCCAACCGCAGCCATCACCGTTCTGGAAGCCGCAGTGAAGAACACCACCGACGGCTCCGACGAAAACGAACAACTGCGCACACAACTCGGCAGCGCACAGCTCAAAGCGGGCCAGAAGAAAGTCGGTGAAACAACACTCGCCGCCATCATCAATACGACCCAGGACGCAGGCCTGCTCAACAACGCAGCCTACGCGCTCTCCGAAGCCGACATCGCACTGCCGCTTGCAGAGGACGCGTCCAAACGCTCCGTCAGCAAGCTCTCTGATGCCAGCGTTGGCTGGACACTGGACGAAGACTTCAGCGCTCTTCGCGGCAAAACCAACCTCGAAATCGCCGCCTGGGACACGCTGGCCTGGATCTACTACCGCGAGAAGAAGCTGCCCGAGGCCTACGCCTGGCTTGCCCCTGCCGCGCGTAACCGCTCCGACAAGACCATCACCGACCACTTCGCACAGGTTAAGGAAGCCATGCTGGCCGCAAAGCTGACCGTACCTGCCGACCCCACCGAAGGAAAAAGCTCGCAGCAAAAGCGTTCCCTCGATCTCGATGGTTTCACAGCCCCCAAGGGGGTCTATGAGTACCATCTCCTCGTCGGCAAAGGCCACGTCGAACGGGCCAAAGCCGTCGCCAACGATCCCCCCGGAGCATCCGACGCCATCAAGCGCCTTGATCTCACCTCCTTCTTCCCGGCACAGAGCGATGCCAAG